The genomic DNA TTGGGCACCCCTCCTCCGGCAGGAGGGGAGCACGTGTTTCTGCCTCAGGACGTCCACGCCAAGAGTGTTGGGCGAGATGGACGTGGATGGGCGAATGGGGAGTGTGGTCCGGTTGGTGGTGTTGATGGGTTTGCGGAGATCGCCATTTTCAGATGGGAATGATGGACGATGTTGGGGCTTTGTTGGAATTTGAACCGGGCGACAGGCAGCGACACTGATTTAGACAAGATTTGGAATTGTGGCTGGGCTTCTATTTATTGTCGCTGACCCTGTTTTTTCTTGTTGCAAGACCCCGAAAACACTGTCGCTAACCCCCTAAAAAACTGTCGCAGAACGTGATATTACAGCATTTTTATCAATTTTGTTGATCTATTTGTGGTACGTACCACAATTTGGACCAAACACATAAAAAAACACGATCGGTCATTTTAAAAAGGACCAAAGATCTACCGGTGGTAGGTGCAAAAATCTTTGGGCTCGGTGCCGGGGCGGAAGGTCTTCGCTTCTTTTTTGGGGCATTTGGCGGTCGCACGCGAGCCTGTCAGCGGACAGATGGCGACCGTCACGCTGCCGACGGTGTCGTCCCCGGTCGTTCGTCCGCCCGGATTCGACGGTGAGCCGTCCGGAGGTTCGACGCCGTCCTGCCAGGTCGATGAAACGGGTGTCGGCGAGGGCGTAGGGCGGCGGTCTTCGAGGTCGACGGCCGTCTCGTCGGTCGTGATGAGAGCCTTGTTCGGCACAGTGCCGGCGATGAACAGCTCAACGCGGCGAAACTCCGGCGGAACGTCGGTCACGTAGATCTCTTTTGGTTCTTCGGGCGGCGTTTCGACGAGTGCGGGGTCGACGTTTGTCTTTATCGGCGTCGGAGTTGGGCTCGGTTTGATCACCTGTGCTTCGACAGCGTCGAGTTCGCGGATCAGCTTGCCGTTGCGGACGTCTATCTCGCCCTTTCTCACGCCCGCAGGCATCGCCCAGTCGCCATTCCATTCGGGATGAAGGGCAAGAGCCTCTTTCATAAAATCCGCCCAGACAGGCATCGCGGAATCTGAGCCTTTCATTCCCAGATCGTCGTTATTATCAAACCCGACGTACACCACGCATACAAGCTCGGGCGTAAACCCGGCGAACCAACCGTCACGAGAAGTGCCTGTTTTGCCGGCAAACGCGGTCTTGCCCGGTACATTGCGAAATCCCCAGCCCTGAGCCTGTGCTGCCGTGCCGCGGTTTATGACATCTTTCATTATGTCGTCCATCACGTAGGCGACATCGGGGCGAATGACCGTCTTGCGGTCAGGCGTCGGCAACGCAACGGTGCGTCCATCGCCCTGTGTTACCTGCGTGATCGGCGCAGGCATCACACGGTCGCCCAAATTCGCAAACGTCGTGTACGCCGTCGCAACCTCAAGCGGCGTAGCCTCGGCCGTTCCGAGAGCCATCGATGGGTATGCCTTATCAACCTTTGGAAAACCGGCCTTGGCAGCCAGATTCATTACCTTTCCGATGTTCAACTGCATCGCAAGATCGACCGTGATCACATTCTTGCTTTTGACCAAAGCGTCACGAAGCGTTGTGTCTTTGTTAGAAAAGACATCGCCGAAATTTCCCGGCGTATAGCTATCCTGATTAAAGGTAAATGTTTTCTTTTCGTCCTTAAATATCGTCGCGGCCGTAAATTGCCGCGTCCCGCTGTCATATGCCGAGTTGATAGCGGCCGCATAGACAAAGGGTTTGAAGACCGAACCGGGCTGACGCTTAGCATCGGTCGCCCGATTGAATTGATTCGCCAGGTAATCGCGTCCACCGACCATCGCAACGATCTCACCGGTCTTCGGACGGATCGCTATCAAGGCAGCATTGAGATTGCCTTTCTCCTTTTTCGGGAAATGTTTGTCGAGAGCCTCGAGCCGTTTGTTGACGATCTCGTACGCCGCTTTCTGCAGATCAGGATCGATCGACGTATAAACGCGCAGATGCTGCACAGCTTCGGGATCGGCGACGACTTTGGGCAGTTCCTCGGTCACAAACTGCGAGAAATAGGGCATTCCTTGCAGATCTTTGCGGTTATCGATCTGTTTGAGGACGATAGCGTCGAGCTTTCCGACCGTAGCATTCTCAGGCGTAATGTCGCCGGTCTCGGTCATTGATTCAAGCACCTGATTACGGCGTTCTCTGACCTTTTCGGGGTGTTTATAAGGGTTATAGCGGTTCGGGCTGCGGATGATTCCCGCTATAAACGCGGCTTCGGATAGCGAAAGCTGCGACACATCTTTCCCGAAATAGGCATTTGCCGCCTCACCGACGCCATAGATCGACACACCCGATTGCTGGCCGAGATATATCTGATTCGCGTAGAGCGTAAAGATCTCTTCTTTGGTCAAACGCGTCTCAAGGATGATCGACATCATTGCCTCTTTGGCCTTTCGCTCGAGCGTCGGTTCGTTTGTCAGGACCGTGTTCTTGATCAACTGCTGCGTGATCGACGAACCGCCCTGATTCGACAAAGGCGTGTTCTCTTCGCCGTCGTAACGCCGCCAAAGAGCACGTGCGATGCCACGGAAATTGACACCATAGTGTTCAAAAAAGGCACGATCTTCGGTGACGGTGATCGCTTTGATCAGGTGCGGGGGCAGATCGTTGTAAGTGACGGTCTTACGGCGGCCATCACCTTCGGCAGCGATCGAACTGAGCATCTTAGGCTCAAGCCGTACCTCTTTTATCTGCTCATTCGTATTGATATCACCGATCGCAGCGACCGATTTTAGATCTTTCTTAAACTTAACGGCGACCGTCGGAAATACCTTTTTGCCATCGATCACACCGGTAACTCCCGGCTCGATATTTACGACATCACCCTCGGCAGAAACGGCATAACGACTTCGTGATGCGTCGGCCTTGTTGTTCTTTTCGATGTATCCTGCGGTCTTCAGATAATCTATCAGCCCTTGAAGCGAGATACCTTCATCGACCTTAAGCGTTTTCGGTGCCGAGTAAATGCCAGCAGAGGGCGTAAAGACCTCGCCGCTCAGCAGTTTGCGGTCAATGCGATCCGAGAATTCAAACCAGAAATACGTGAACATTAGAAACGACGTGATCAGTAGGATAAGAAACGCCACAAGAGTGTAGCGATTGAAGATCTTATTCAGGATGCGGCGGAACCGCGACGGAGGCGGAGCCTTGTAAACACTACCTCGACGCGCATTTACCCAGCCTTTCGGCGGCATCTTTGAACGAGTTGTTTTCGCTGGTAAGTTATCCTGCATCTACTGGTTGGAAATACGAAGACGAAATGAGATTATCATCTCGGCGGGTGCCTTTAATATTCTAGCGAGTATTGCCCCGTAATGTCGAACTAATTCTTGGCTATGACTGTCGGAATCCTCGCCACTTTAAGTCACATCATTCGCCGGCGGCTGGCATTTGCGGCAGTGATCGTCGGTTTCATTATTGTGGTCGGTGCATCGGGATTTCGATATTTTGAGGGATTCTCGTGGCTCGACAGTTTTTATACGTCAGCACAAACCGTAACGACCGTTGGTTATGGCGATCTGACGCCGGTCACTAAAGGCGGGCGGTTTTTCGCGATATTATTAATGTTGACCGGTGCCGGCACGGTTCTGTATGCCCTGACCGTGTTGGCTCAGGCCGTTATCCAGTCAGAAATGGTGCATGGTCTGGACCGCCGCCGGAAATTGAAAGAGATGGAAAAGCTAGAAGGACACTACATCGTTTGCGGAGCCGGTCGAGTTGGCCGACGGATCTTGCGCAACCTCGAACGCCAAAATCTGCCGCACGTTATAATCGAGCGCGACGAACATCGGCTAAACGAGGTCGATGACGGTGTTTCGCATATCATTGTCGGCGATGCAACGTCTGAGGAGAATTTGATCAAGGCAGGCGTTCGAAACGCAAAAGGGCTTGCAAGCTGCCTGCCTGATGACGCGGCGAATGTTTATGTTGTATTGACGGCCCGCGGCCTAAATCCGGCCCTGCATATCGTTGCGAGAGCCGTGGAGGAACAGGCGGAGCCGACGCTGATCCGGGCAGGAGCAAGCCGCGTGGTCGCCCCGACGATAATTGGCAGCCAATCGATGGCAAGAGCTTTGTTAAAGCCTGCGATCGCTGATTTTATGGACTCGATCGTAGCCGAATCGCTCGATCTTGTGTTTGAAGAGGTGGCGATCGACGCGGCATCATCGTACGCCGGCAAATTGCTCAAGGACACGAACATTATGAGCGAATTGAGCCTGATCGTCGTGGCGGTCCGTCGCAAGGACGGGGAACTGGCGTTTCAACCAAAAGGCGACACGATGATCGAGGACGGTGATCTCCTGATCGTTATCGGAAAGGCTGAATCGGTACAGCGTTTGGTCGAGGCAAATAGATAAGCAATGAGGACACTTGTCACTGGCGGCACCGGATATCTCGGCACGCACGTACGGCGTTTTCTTAATGCCGACGACCTTTCGCGACACTCGGGCCTCGATATCTTGGAAGCGGACGATGTTAAGGTCGTCGCTGATTATGACGTCGTCATACATCTCGCGGCCGAACTGAACAAATCGCCGGATGCCGCCGATCAAGTCTTCCGGACAAACGTCGAAGGAACGATCAATGTTCTCCGGGAAGTCAAAAAAGACGCGGTATTTGTTTTCGCATCGACCAAAGATGTTTACGGCAGGTTTGCCGATAATTTTTCTGAAGTGCCTGAAACTTGCCAGACCTATTATTCGGGGCAATCTGCCCTCGAATGGTCAAAACTGATCGCCGAGAGATACGTGGAATATTATGCAAATACGCGAAACTTTCGTTCGTGTATTTTTCGGCTATCGACAGTGTATGCACCACTGAGCGAAGGGAATTCTCCAAATTTCGTTGGCCATTATGTTGATGCGGTCAACAAAGGCGAACGATTGCGTCTGCCCGGAAACGGTTTGCC from Acidobacteriota bacterium includes the following:
- a CDS encoding PBP1A family penicillin-binding protein, producing the protein MPPKGWVNARRGSVYKAPPPSRFRRILNKIFNRYTLVAFLILLITSFLMFTYFWFEFSDRIDRKLLSGEVFTPSAGIYSAPKTLKVDEGISLQGLIDYLKTAGYIEKNNKADASRSRYAVSAEGDVVNIEPGVTGVIDGKKVFPTVAVKFKKDLKSVAAIGDINTNEQIKEVRLEPKMLSSIAAEGDGRRKTVTYNDLPPHLIKAITVTEDRAFFEHYGVNFRGIARALWRRYDGEENTPLSNQGGSSITQQLIKNTVLTNEPTLERKAKEAMMSIILETRLTKEEIFTLYANQIYLGQQSGVSIYGVGEAANAYFGKDVSQLSLSEAAFIAGIIRSPNRYNPYKHPEKVRERRNQVLESMTETGDITPENATVGKLDAIVLKQIDNRKDLQGMPYFSQFVTEELPKVVADPEAVQHLRVYTSIDPDLQKAAYEIVNKRLEALDKHFPKKEKGNLNAALIAIRPKTGEIVAMVGGRDYLANQFNRATDAKRQPGSVFKPFVYAAAINSAYDSGTRQFTAATIFKDEKKTFTFNQDSYTPGNFGDVFSNKDTTLRDALVKSKNVITVDLAMQLNIGKVMNLAAKAGFPKVDKAYPSMALGTAEATPLEVATAYTTFANLGDRVMPAPITQVTQGDGRTVALPTPDRKTVIRPDVAYVMDDIMKDVINRGTAAQAQGWGFRNVPGKTAFAGKTGTSRDGWFAGFTPELVCVVYVGFDNNDDLGMKGSDSAMPVWADFMKEALALHPEWNGDWAMPAGVRKGEIDVRNGKLIRELDAVEAQVIKPSPTPTPIKTNVDPALVETPPEEPKEIYVTDVPPEFRRVELFIAGTVPNKALITTDETAVDLEDRRPTPSPTPVSSTWQDGVEPPDGSPSNPGGRTTGDDTVGSVTVAICPLTGSRATAKCPKKEAKTFRPGTEPKDFCTYHR
- a CDS encoding potassium channel protein, giving the protein MTVGILATLSHIIRRRLAFAAVIVGFIIVVGASGFRYFEGFSWLDSFYTSAQTVTTVGYGDLTPVTKGGRFFAILLMLTGAGTVLYALTVLAQAVIQSEMVHGLDRRRKLKEMEKLEGHYIVCGAGRVGRRILRNLERQNLPHVIIERDEHRLNEVDDGVSHIIVGDATSEENLIKAGVRNAKGLASCLPDDAANVYVVLTARGLNPALHIVARAVEEQAEPTLIRAGASRVVAPTIIGSQSMARALLKPAIADFMDSIVAESLDLVFEEVAIDAASSYAGKLLKDTNIMSELSLIVVAVRRKDGELAFQPKGDTMIEDGDLLIVIGKAESVQRLVEANR
- a CDS encoding NAD(P)-dependent oxidoreductase — protein: MRTLVTGGTGYLGTHVRRFLNADDLSRHSGLDILEADDVKVVADYDVVIHLAAELNKSPDAADQVFRTNVEGTINVLREVKKDAVFVFASTKDVYGRFADNFSEVPETCQTYYSGQSALEWSKLIAERYVEYYANTRNFRSCIFRLSTVYAPLSEGNSPNFVGHYVDAVNKGERLRLPGNGLPRRDLLHVDDFSEACSAFADSIIRHGLYNLGGGARNACSLRDLITMMEKVSGLQAVVDEENPLPSPAPFNFVTDLGRVSQELGWTPKISLEDGLRTLF